The following are encoded in a window of Salmo trutta chromosome 27, fSalTru1.1, whole genome shotgun sequence genomic DNA:
- the LOC115164313 gene encoding ran-specific GTPase-activating protein-like, whose product MADPKETPEEQETSTDNAEESNHDPHYEPIVSLPEQDVKTLEEDEEELFKMRAKLYRFASENDPPEWKERGTGDVKLLKHKEKGTIRLLMRRDRTLKICANHNIFPVMELKPNAGSDRAWVWNTLADFADEHPKPELLAIRFLNAENAQKFKVKFDECKEEVRKSQDGSGGNVDRANKVAEKLEALSVKDNKTKTPEEKKEEKAEEKK is encoded by the exons ATGGCAGATCCGAAG GAAACACCAGAAGAGCAGGAGACTTCAACAGACAATGCAGAGGAATCAAACCACGATCCCCATTATGAGCCCATCGTGTCTCTTCCAGAGCAGGATGTGAAGACGctagaggaggacgaggaggaactGTTCAAAAT GCGTGCGAAGCTTTACCGTTTTGCCTCTGAGAACGACCCACCAGAGTGGAAGGAGCGCGGCACAGGCGACGTCAAGCTCCTGAAACACAAAGAGAAGGGCACCATCCGCCTATTGATGAGGAGAGACCGGACCTTGAAGATCTGTGCCAATCACAACA TTTTTCCTGTGATGGAGCTGAAGCCCAACGCCGGCAGCGACAGGGCCTGGGTATGGAACACACTCGCCGACTTCGCTGATGAGCATCCCAAACCTGAACTCCTGGCAATCCGTTTCCTCAATGCAGAAA ACGCTCAGAAATTTAAGGTGAAGTTCGATGAATGCAAGGAGGAAGTCAGAAAATCTCAAGATGGATCAG GAGGAAACGTTGACCGGGCAAACAAAGTGGCAGAGAAACTGGAGGCACTTTCTGTAAAGGACAACAAGACCAAGACACCTGAGGAAAAGAAAGAGGAAAAAGCAGAAGAGAAGAAATGA
- the LOC115164309 gene encoding microprocessor complex subunit DGCR8 isoform X2, which produces MEIDDILPPLPLEPPDHLNSEGLNGKAQPPPPPLQTSSDAEEMDVSSGGDGQTHTPAGDLGLLAKGSITFSNNLSDEAEPSTLCPRTARHAPPVTKFLPELKLLQDIKISVSVVDSSRSKDRKVLYTGIGQEGGGVGETSSEGLNGELHDADTELGAVEGSSGLGNGMVCGSAGRRGEEADLENKVEFAVLDELEDFSQDFLDTENVEQGGFRSEEVVQPENADEENLNYSYEEDFDNDVDALLEEGMPMPKKMRLAEGAAEYAGDSDHASDGEGGVQPMMTKIKTVLKSRGRPPTEPLPDGWIMTFHNSGIPVYLHRETRVVTWSRPYFLGTGSIRKHDPPTSSIPCLHYRKMKDHEERQQNGEVTPNAEVSPVKPGEEADSLERPDEPDSTAQEDPTTVALGLSLGDGEVELETGLASEGTIERCPVPHGKMPHSCEMAQGALGQVRAKVEVCKDESIEIEEFRSYLEKCFDFEQVTVKKFRTWAERRQFNRDMKRKQAESERPILPANQKLITLSVSDTPTKKEFVINPNGKSEVCILHEYMQRVLKVRPVYNFFECENPSEPFGASVIIDGVTYGTGTASSKKLAKNKAARATLEILIPDFVKQTSEEKLVEGDELEYFNHISIEDSRVYELTNKAGLLSPYQILHECLKRNHGMGDTSIKFEVIPGKNQKSEYVMTCGKHTVRGWCKNKRVGKQLASQKILQMLHPHVKNWGSLLRMYGRESSKMVKKENSDKSVIELQQYAKKNRPNLHILNKLQEEMKKLAKERAETRKKPKMTIMESAQPGSQPLCTVDV; this is translated from the exons ATGGAGATAGATGACATATTACCCCCCTTGCCGTTGGAGCCACCTGATCATTTAAACTCGGAGGGCCTTAATGGTAAAGCGCAGCCTCCACCACCTCCCCTGCAAACGTCCAGTGACGCAGAGGAAATGGACGTTAGCTCTGGTGGTgatggacagacacacaccccaGCAGGGGACCTGGGGCTCCTCGCCAAGGGCTCTATAACCTTCAGTAATAACCTGTCAGATGAGGCCGAACCCAGCACACTGTGCCCTAGAACAGCCCGCCATGCGCCCCCTGTCACCAAGTTCCTACCAGAGCTTAAGTTACTACAAGACATTAAGATCAGTGTCAGCGTTGTAGATAGCAGCAGGAGCAAAGATAGGAAGGTGCTGTACACAGGGATCGGTCAGgagggtggtggtgtaggggagaCCAGCTCAGAGGGCCTTAATGGGGAGTTACATGATGCCGATACAGAGCTAGGGGCTGTTGAGGGTAGCTCAGGACTGGGGAACGGGATGGTCTGTGGCAgtgcagggaggagaggggaggaggcagACCTGGAGAACAAAGTGGAATTTGCTGTCTTGGATGAGCTGGAGGACTTCAGTCAGGACTTCCTGGATACGGAGAATGTGGAGCAGGGGGGTTTCAGGTCTGAGGAAGTGGTTCAACCGGAGAATGCTGACGAGGAGAACCTGAATTACTCATATGAG GAGGACTTCGACAATGATGTAGACGCTCTGCTGGAGGAGGGCATGCCCATGCCCAAAAAGATGCGCCTGGCAGAGGGGGCTGCTGAGTATGCAGGGGACAGTGACCACGCGTCGGACGGGGAGGGAGGCGTTCAGCCCATGATGACCAAAATTAAAACAGTCCTGAAGA GTCGTGGGCGTCCACCCACTGAGCCACTACCTGATGGATGGATCATGACATTCCATAACTCTGGCATTCCAGTCTACCTGCACAGAGAGACCAGAGTAGTGACCTGGTCCAGACCTTACTTCCTGGGGACCGGGAGCATCAGG AAACACGACCCTCCCACCAGTAGCATCCCTTGCTTGCACTATAGGAAGATGAAGGATCACGAGGAAAGGCAACAGAACGGAGAGGTGACACCCAACGCTGAGGTGTCTCCGGTGAAGCCTGGGGAAGAGGCAgactctctggagagaccagacgAGCCTGACTCCACAGCCCAGGAGGACCCTACCACTGTGGCCCTTGGTCTGAGCCTgggggatggagaggtggagtTGGAGACAGGCCTGGCCTCAGAAGGAACCATAGAAAGGTGTCCTGTCCCGCACGGCAAGATGCCCCACTCTTGTGAGATGGCCCAGGGGGCTCTGGGACAGGTCAGGGCCAAGGTGGAGGTGTGTAAAGATGAATCCATAG AAATTGAGGAGTTCCGCAGCTACCTGGAGAAGTGCTTTGACTTTGAACAAGTGACCGTGAAGAAGTTCCGTACCTGGGCAGAGCGCAGGCAGTTCAACAGGGACATGAAGAGGAAGCAGGCTGAGTCCGAGAGACCCATTCTGCCTGCCAACCAGAAGCTCATCACTCTGTCTGTATCAGATACCCCCACCAAGAAAG AGTTTGTCATTAATCCAAATGGGAAGTCTGAAGTTTGCATCCTACATGAATATATGCAACGTGTCCTAAAGGTCCGACCTGTTTACAACTTTTTTGAATGTG AGAACCCAAGTGAACCCTTTGGCGCCTCCGTCATTATAGACGGAGTGACATATGGCACAGGAACTGCAAGCAGTAAAAAACTTGCCAAGAATAAAGCTG CTCGAGCCACACTGGAGATCCTCATCCCTGACTTTGTGAAGCAGACATCTGAGGAGAAGCTTGTAGAAGGGGATgaactggag TATTTTAATCATATCAGTATTGAAGATTCTAGGGTGTACGAACTGACCAATAAAGCAGGCTTACTCTCGCCATATCAGATTCTACACGAGTGCCTTAAGAG AAACCATGGAATGGGTGACACCAGCATCAAGTTTGAGGTGATCCCAGGGAAGAACCAGAAGAGTGAATATGTGATGACGTGTGGCAAGCACACTGTGCGTGGATGGT GCAAGAATAAGCGTGTGGGGAAGCAGCTGGCGTCGCAGAAGATCCTACAGATGCTGCACCCCCACGTAAAGAACTGGGGGTCACTGCTCCGCATGTACGGCAGAGAGAGCAGTAAGATGGTGAAGAAG GAAAATTCAGACAAGAGTGTGATTGAACTTCAACAGTATGCCAAAAAGAACAGGCCAAATCTTCACATCCTGAACAAACTGCAAGAGGAGATGAAGAAACTGGCTAAGGAGAGG GCGGAAACCAGGAAGAAGCCCAAGATGACCATAATGGAGTCAGCCCAGCCTGGCAGTCAGCCGCTCTGTACTGTTGACGTCTAG
- the LOC115164309 gene encoding microprocessor complex subunit DGCR8 isoform X1, with translation MEIDDILPPLPLEPPDHLNSEGLNGKAQPPPPPLQTSSDAEEMDVSSGGDGQTHTPAGDLGLLAKGSITFSNNLSDEAEPSTLCPRTARHAPPVTKFLPELKLLQDIKISVSVVDSSRSKDRKVLYTGIGQEGGGVGETSSEGLNGELHDADTELGAVEGSSGLGNGMVCGSAGRRGEEADLENKVEFAVLDELEDFSQDFLDTENVEQGGFRSEEVVQPENADEENLNYSYEEDFDNDVDALLEEGMPMPKKMRLAEGAAEYAGDSDHASDGEGGVQPMMTKIKTVLKSRGRPPTEPLPDGWIMTFHNSGIPVYLHRETRVVTWSRPYFLGTGSIRKHDPPTSSIPCLHYRKMKDHEERQQNGEVTPNAEVSPVKPGEEADSLERPDEPDSTAQEDPTTVALGLSLGDGEVELETGLASEGTIERCPVPHGKMPHSCEMAQGALGQVRAKVEVCKDESIEIEEFRSYLEKCFDFEQVTVKKFRTWAERRQFNRDMKRKQAESERPILPANQKLITLSVSDTPTKKEFVINPNGKSEVCILHEYMQRVLKVRPVYNFFECENPSEPFGASVIIDGVTYGTGTASSKKLAKNKAARATLEILIPDFVKQTSEEKLVEGDELEVSACQSLYFNHISIEDSRVYELTNKAGLLSPYQILHECLKRNHGMGDTSIKFEVIPGKNQKSEYVMTCGKHTVRGWCKNKRVGKQLASQKILQMLHPHVKNWGSLLRMYGRESSKMVKKENSDKSVIELQQYAKKNRPNLHILNKLQEEMKKLAKERAETRKKPKMTIMESAQPGSQPLCTVDV, from the exons ATGGAGATAGATGACATATTACCCCCCTTGCCGTTGGAGCCACCTGATCATTTAAACTCGGAGGGCCTTAATGGTAAAGCGCAGCCTCCACCACCTCCCCTGCAAACGTCCAGTGACGCAGAGGAAATGGACGTTAGCTCTGGTGGTgatggacagacacacaccccaGCAGGGGACCTGGGGCTCCTCGCCAAGGGCTCTATAACCTTCAGTAATAACCTGTCAGATGAGGCCGAACCCAGCACACTGTGCCCTAGAACAGCCCGCCATGCGCCCCCTGTCACCAAGTTCCTACCAGAGCTTAAGTTACTACAAGACATTAAGATCAGTGTCAGCGTTGTAGATAGCAGCAGGAGCAAAGATAGGAAGGTGCTGTACACAGGGATCGGTCAGgagggtggtggtgtaggggagaCCAGCTCAGAGGGCCTTAATGGGGAGTTACATGATGCCGATACAGAGCTAGGGGCTGTTGAGGGTAGCTCAGGACTGGGGAACGGGATGGTCTGTGGCAgtgcagggaggagaggggaggaggcagACCTGGAGAACAAAGTGGAATTTGCTGTCTTGGATGAGCTGGAGGACTTCAGTCAGGACTTCCTGGATACGGAGAATGTGGAGCAGGGGGGTTTCAGGTCTGAGGAAGTGGTTCAACCGGAGAATGCTGACGAGGAGAACCTGAATTACTCATATGAG GAGGACTTCGACAATGATGTAGACGCTCTGCTGGAGGAGGGCATGCCCATGCCCAAAAAGATGCGCCTGGCAGAGGGGGCTGCTGAGTATGCAGGGGACAGTGACCACGCGTCGGACGGGGAGGGAGGCGTTCAGCCCATGATGACCAAAATTAAAACAGTCCTGAAGA GTCGTGGGCGTCCACCCACTGAGCCACTACCTGATGGATGGATCATGACATTCCATAACTCTGGCATTCCAGTCTACCTGCACAGAGAGACCAGAGTAGTGACCTGGTCCAGACCTTACTTCCTGGGGACCGGGAGCATCAGG AAACACGACCCTCCCACCAGTAGCATCCCTTGCTTGCACTATAGGAAGATGAAGGATCACGAGGAAAGGCAACAGAACGGAGAGGTGACACCCAACGCTGAGGTGTCTCCGGTGAAGCCTGGGGAAGAGGCAgactctctggagagaccagacgAGCCTGACTCCACAGCCCAGGAGGACCCTACCACTGTGGCCCTTGGTCTGAGCCTgggggatggagaggtggagtTGGAGACAGGCCTGGCCTCAGAAGGAACCATAGAAAGGTGTCCTGTCCCGCACGGCAAGATGCCCCACTCTTGTGAGATGGCCCAGGGGGCTCTGGGACAGGTCAGGGCCAAGGTGGAGGTGTGTAAAGATGAATCCATAG AAATTGAGGAGTTCCGCAGCTACCTGGAGAAGTGCTTTGACTTTGAACAAGTGACCGTGAAGAAGTTCCGTACCTGGGCAGAGCGCAGGCAGTTCAACAGGGACATGAAGAGGAAGCAGGCTGAGTCCGAGAGACCCATTCTGCCTGCCAACCAGAAGCTCATCACTCTGTCTGTATCAGATACCCCCACCAAGAAAG AGTTTGTCATTAATCCAAATGGGAAGTCTGAAGTTTGCATCCTACATGAATATATGCAACGTGTCCTAAAGGTCCGACCTGTTTACAACTTTTTTGAATGTG AGAACCCAAGTGAACCCTTTGGCGCCTCCGTCATTATAGACGGAGTGACATATGGCACAGGAACTGCAAGCAGTAAAAAACTTGCCAAGAATAAAGCTG CTCGAGCCACACTGGAGATCCTCATCCCTGACTTTGTGAAGCAGACATCTGAGGAGAAGCTTGTAGAAGGGGATgaactggaggtatcagcctgccAATCATTG TATTTTAATCATATCAGTATTGAAGATTCTAGGGTGTACGAACTGACCAATAAAGCAGGCTTACTCTCGCCATATCAGATTCTACACGAGTGCCTTAAGAG AAACCATGGAATGGGTGACACCAGCATCAAGTTTGAGGTGATCCCAGGGAAGAACCAGAAGAGTGAATATGTGATGACGTGTGGCAAGCACACTGTGCGTGGATGGT GCAAGAATAAGCGTGTGGGGAAGCAGCTGGCGTCGCAGAAGATCCTACAGATGCTGCACCCCCACGTAAAGAACTGGGGGTCACTGCTCCGCATGTACGGCAGAGAGAGCAGTAAGATGGTGAAGAAG GAAAATTCAGACAAGAGTGTGATTGAACTTCAACAGTATGCCAAAAAGAACAGGCCAAATCTTCACATCCTGAACAAACTGCAAGAGGAGATGAAGAAACTGGCTAAGGAGAGG GCGGAAACCAGGAAGAAGCCCAAGATGACCATAATGGAGTCAGCCCAGCCTGGCAGTCAGCCGCTCTGTACTGTTGACGTCTAG